The Nitrospira sp. SG-bin1 genome has a window encoding:
- a CDS encoding B12-binding domain-containing radical SAM protein, with product MNKLLIVQPTYYRSKSDFSLYKTKNRTLTGLTLPYLAALTPRDWTVELVDEQLMDIDFHASVDLVAITAWTINSFRAYDIAHKFRDRGIPVIMGGPHTFFHSDEAAEHCDAVGIGEGEDIWPIMLRDAAAGKLQKVYRASAPHDLKGLPVPRYELMNENSFRWARTYSVQSSRGCPFKCDFCSERFYMGTRYRFRPVQEIVDEIRHIKAKNVFFADSMFAGKKDHSMELMEALIPLKIRWVTLWTAYLCKDQEFMDLAKRSGLLHVNMGMESISREVLAAMNKKFNKVDQYEEIISNLRRRGISYSMNFVFGYDGETLKNLEATLAFVERHKVPVAYFYTLSPHKGTPLYDRLQAEGRLIDETQLDRWPGSHCEIKPTYCSASELEERVRTMYDRFYSPWSMVRRLPLPVTKAHIASWVMNFSQRRMSRWDRPVKNHDWI from the coding sequence ATGAACAAACTCTTGATTGTTCAGCCAACCTACTATCGGAGCAAGTCGGATTTCTCCCTCTATAAAACCAAGAATCGCACTCTCACCGGCCTTACCCTTCCCTATCTTGCCGCCCTGACACCCCGCGATTGGACCGTTGAATTGGTCGACGAACAGTTGATGGACATCGACTTTCATGCCTCGGTGGACTTGGTGGCCATTACCGCTTGGACGATCAATTCCTTCCGTGCCTACGATATCGCGCATAAGTTCAGAGACAGGGGTATTCCGGTGATCATGGGCGGTCCCCACACCTTTTTCCATAGCGACGAAGCGGCCGAGCATTGTGATGCCGTCGGGATCGGCGAGGGCGAAGACATTTGGCCGATCATGTTGCGCGACGCCGCGGCAGGAAAACTCCAAAAGGTCTATCGCGCGAGTGCCCCACATGACCTCAAAGGATTGCCTGTGCCACGATATGAGCTGATGAACGAGAACAGTTTTCGGTGGGCGCGAACTTATTCCGTCCAATCCTCCAGAGGATGTCCGTTCAAGTGCGATTTCTGTTCGGAGCGGTTCTATATGGGCACACGCTATCGGTTTCGTCCTGTTCAGGAGATCGTCGACGAGATCCGACACATCAAGGCCAAAAACGTCTTTTTCGCCGATAGTATGTTCGCCGGGAAAAAAGACCACTCGATGGAGCTTATGGAAGCGTTGATTCCCCTGAAGATACGCTGGGTCACCCTCTGGACCGCGTATCTCTGCAAGGATCAGGAATTCATGGACCTGGCCAAAAGGAGCGGGTTGCTTCATGTGAACATGGGCATGGAAAGCATCAGTCGCGAGGTCTTGGCGGCCATGAACAAGAAGTTCAATAAGGTGGACCAGTATGAGGAGATCATCTCCAACCTGCGCAGGCGGGGCATTAGCTACTCCATGAATTTTGTGTTTGGCTATGACGGGGAAACGCTGAAAAACCTTGAGGCCACGCTGGCGTTCGTCGAACGGCACAAAGTCCCGGTCGCCTACTTCTATACGCTCAGTCCGCATAAGGGGACGCCGCTGTATGACCGGCTGCAAGCAGAAGGCCGCCTCATCGACGAGACGCAACTGGATCGATGGCCCGGCAGCCACTGCGAAATCAAGCCGACGTATTGTTCGGCATCGGAACTCGAGGAACGTGTCAGGACGATGTACGATCGCTTTTACAGTCCGTGGTCCATGGTAAGACGGCTTCCGCTCCCCGTGACCAAGGCACACATCGCATCGTGGGTCATGAACTTTTCACAGCGCAGAATGTCTCGGTGGGATCGCCCCGTAAAAAACCACGACTGGATCTAG